Part of the Drosophila pseudoobscura strain MV-25-SWS-2005 chromosome 2, UCI_Dpse_MV25, whole genome shotgun sequence genome, CGTAGGTCTGTAGCTTCTGCTGACGCACTTGCTCCTTTTGGACATTCTTGTAGGTGAGTTTGGTGAGATCAACCTCAGAGCTGGGCGCTATGAAGCCATCTCCGTTGTAGTTCTTCAGCTCCGGCATGCGCGGCAGTTGCAGCAGTCCGTAGGCAGTGGCCATCTTACCAAGATCCAGATCTTTCAGTCGCAAAATCGCGCTGCACTCGTGCTTGGTGTAGGCCCGGACATGAGAGACAAAGGCACGCATTCCCTTGTCGTAGACTCCCTTGTCCGCTCTCTGCAGTCGATGCAATTGCTCCAGAACGGACGGAAGTTGGGGATCCGAGGGGCCAGCCTCGTCGTTGGGAAGTTCATTGAGTTCTACCCTTTGGTTGATCTTCAAGAAGTGAATATAGGAATCCTCGCTGGGCAGGAGAAAGACGAGGGCGTTGCCATCGTTTCCCTGACGGGCAGTGCGTCCCACACGGTGCACAAAACTGGACGCATTCGAGGGCGGGTCCCACTGCACGACCCACTCGATCTCGGGCACGTCCAAGCCGCGGGCCAGCACGTCTGTGCAGAGGAGCACAGACTCCGGCTCATTGCGAAACTTTTCCACCACGATGGCTCGCTTGTTCTTCATCTTGCCGTGGATTCCCAGAACACTGCGCTTGGGCAGCAGAGGGGGCAAGGCTTCCGCCCAGTACTCCACGCAGGCACAAGTAGGAAAGAAGACCATTACCTTACCAGTGCGTGTGGCCGGGGACGAGAGGAACTGCAGCAGGGCCACGAACTTTTCCTCGGGCTCGACGATTCTATAGAAGTTCTGCAGTCTCGCTGGTGTGTTCACGGAAGCCTTCTCCTTGACCGAGACCAGAACGGGATTACGTAGGCCAGCACGGATCAGGTCCGTCACCTCGGTGGTCTGTGTGGCCGAGAAGAGGCCCGTTCGCCGCTGTCTCGGCAGGTAGCCAAGTATGTTGTTGACACTCGTCTTGAATCCCAAGTCCAGTAAGCGATCCGCCTCGTCCAGCACCAAAAACTCCAGGCTCTTGACGCGCGCTGCCAAATTCAGGTCATCTCCTTTGCGCTGAAACAAATCCTCCAGCCGGCCCGGCGTGCACACCAGTATGCAGGGTGTTTCCTTCCTCAGTGTCGCAATATCCTCCTCAATACTGTTGCCGCCCACAATCAATTGCTGGTTCAAGTGCTCCAGATCCTCGTGGGCCAGAAACTGGGCCAGCACCTCGGATATCTGTCGCGCCAACTCTCGTGTGGGTGAGATGATCAATGCACCGATCTCCTTAGGGCCCCAGGGTCGCTCCCTGTGCCGTCTCTGCAGAATCTCCAGTAATGGCACCAGAAATGCCAGCGTCTTGCCGCTGCCCGTGACGGCCTCGGCGGAGACATCCTtgagggccagcagcaggggaATGGCCGCCGTCTGCACTGGCGTCATATCCCGAAAGCCAAAGCTTTGAATAACCTCCAGTACGGCATCTGAGAGTCGCGGCTTGTCCAGAGAGGTCCATTTTTTGCGAGACatttttgtaaacaaaaacacacgTGCGCCCCgtcgaccctcagaaatataccgtcctatacatattcctcgtttttgatattccgtcgaatattactagctatatagaacatttggccatgcccacataattttatacgattaatgaatcaattttctacaagattggatagttttttatccttgcttttattgtatttattgtaaaaaaaggtttaaacgaaaaagtccAACCAAAAAagagtcgcaatgttgctggtatttgaagacgtgatgcgtgtatagacctttgtacaccctatttcgctaattttatatgaagatcaaacgtaatttattaagaccttttctcaaattgatattctttagacatattcaagtacctttttagtatcttgtatatatttatctcgatcctgagccttggaagacaaacgtattcacaattctataacatccatttcccccagggtatgtgtgcatggaattagcaacatgtttgtgtatggaatgggactcattgttgcaatagcgaaactgcggcgaatcgggtattgcctatatttcaagctatatagatttgcccacttagctttatcccatagataaatgcattttctacaagattgcttctttaaATTACCTTTGCGTAatttattttgactaaaatacggttttcaagtaaatgttgccgcaactttaTACTCATACTttggactcattgttgctaaagcgaaactgcggcgaattcaaattcgattcaaaaaaacgaccaattcctcatattctttgttccgttgaataatactatctatatggaacatttagccatgcccactcaattatgtacgattgatgaatcaattctatacatgattggcctattcgaaatacttgcatttattggatttttatataaaatttaaaattaaattaatagatgacaaaaataccatttagcactaaaaaacaccacatgggagcgcggcgaaaaccagtttctacagtatatatggtctcacttgaaaaatataccgagtggggcgcgccaaatcgaacttttttgaatgtgagcgacaaggacctttatctatgcccacatagttttgtCCGATTAATGactcaattttctacttgactggcatATTTTTGATGATGATTGATGAAAACCACTCTGTTGAAAATTGTAAGTTTGCCATTCGCAGTGAATCGCAGTGTGCCCGCTAAAATTCAAACTTGGAAACAGGTTAAATAAATGCGCATTTATTccaaatatttagttttaaaatactgtaaaatatatatattcaattaTGTAAATACATCGCAGTGAACTAAATACACAATTTATATAGTACTTCGTTAGACACTAAATACAACTTTGCCGTTTCCTTTTACATCGTAAGATTCACTTAAttagagatacatatatttatttattgtatatttaaatagcTATATAAGGCCCCCACAAAACAGTCCGGGCGCTGGATGAGCGAGTGAAATGAATGTTGAATGCAATTTTcgaatacaacaaaaataaaataataaacacaTACGATTTTAAGTTGTATTTACTAAAATTTATGGACGTGGTCACTTTACCAAAGGGTAATTTCAGGAATTGTTCGTAAAATTACAATTTCGACCTCTGAACCACTGAAACggctttcatttgatttgatttccaaAGGGGGTTATTGgattattgttgtttctgcatgCCTGAAAGTGGGCCGTTTGGCCTAACACCCAGATTCTTGTAGGCCTTTCCGCCATTGCGCTCCCATTCCCGATTGAATTCATGGTCCAGAATCTCGGCGCCACGCTTTCGAGTAAGACCCGTCTCCTCCAGGCTCAGCTCGCACATCTGCATGTCGTCTGTGCCGGCAACCAACAGAATCGGCGGCTTGTCCGCATGCAATTCCATCTGACGGGCGATCCACTGGCCATCAAAGTGGGCATACCACAGGCCACGCttggctttaaaaaaaaaaaacaatattatATCATGATTGTAGGTTCTATGGGTGAAACTTACTGTTGTCCGGGGCATTGGCTCGCATGAAGGGTATGCGGAAGTAGCGATGTTGGGCCGTCACAATCTGTTGAATGGGCTGCACAATCGGGGGCTGCTTGAAGGCTGTCGAGATGGTGGGTTTATAGAGATGGCGGCTTCCCTGGCACACTTGTAACTTACCAGCTTCCATAACGCTGCGTGGTGCACGCTCGTTCTCATCCATGGTGGTGCGTTTGCGATTCTTTGCCTTCCAGGCATGATACACCTTCAATCGGCGATGGAACTCCTGACGACAGGCCTACAAAAAAATGACAGTTAATAATTTTCCATTGGTAAATTCCGATCCGCCCTACCTCCAGCAGCTCAATATCACAGGACGTGTTGATAGCGTCGCGCAGCTCCGAGTACTTCCATTTGGACAAGTCGTACTTCTGCTTGCCCAGGGCCTGTTGCTGTGCCCGAACATTGTCCGATCTATAGTTGCACAGTAAAGTTATGGATTAGTATATcgatatttaaaacaaatgcAAGTTAAAGCGCAAGCAAAAAGTGAGTCATTGATGGCATTACAATGGGAGGAATTTACTGGCAAAAGACTTGCGAGAGAATAGACTAAAAGCCGATGTGAATTATAGTAGTAGGTGTTTTTTACGGATGATTCGGATTAGTGGACATGAGCTCTTTACTTTAGGTAGGGGTTAgtaattttagttttagtgAGAGAATGTTTTCAAAACCAGCACCAACTCACTTATTCAAGTACCGCGAAGCAATGTTTGACACAACTTGTGtaaaacttttgtttttaaaaaagaATATACAGAAAGTTAAAGCATATAGAAAGAAAAGTAAATATGTCGTTCGTATATCCAATTAGTGAAAGCAAGAAGAGATTGACAAAATTTACAAGAGTTTACAAGAgtattgtacatatttatgtataaacATTATAAAGCGTGCTATACCTGATCAATTTGTTGGAACCCATGGGAGAGGCGTCATTGATACCActgtgttgttgtgttttcaGTTTTTCGGATGTGTTTTTTGggtggtttttgtgtgtgtttgtggatGGTGTGGAGAGTAGATTgcgtgtggaggggggaaaagggaaaaagttGGTGAGTTTTCAGGAATATTTCAGTagattaaattataaaatctAATAAACCACGTCACAAGATATCTGTATATACAATTGTTGTCTCCCCCGAGTCAAATATAATTCGTAAAGCCCTTATCTTATCACCCAAATATTTATAATGGAATCCCCAATAATTGAGGATTTCGTTGCCTACACCTCACCCTCTTCATTTCCTATAAAATGTTATGTTTCCCCAATTTTGTTCCAGAAACTACTCAACATACTTGCGTATAACAGGGGGACTGTCTTCCACCTGGCCATTGGATTCGCTGGCGAGGCGCAGGGCCAATTCATGATCGCGTCGTTCCTGTTCAAGCTGCTGGCGATATTTGGCATCGTCCTTGGCCTCCTTTTGGAGCTGTTCCTGCAGTGCCAGAGCAGCGCGACGATCCTCCTCTTCCTGACGCAATCGCTGCGCTTCTGCATGCTTGCGGCGTGTCTCCATCTCGACTTTTCTGTGGGATCGAATATTTAAAAACCGTTTTACTAATGTGAATTTTCTACTAACAGTCGCTTGTTTTCGGCTTCTTCGCGTTGGCGGTTCTCTTCTGCCTCCTTCGCGGCCCGTTCGGCCTCCAGGGCCTCTTGAATCTTGCGCAGTCGTTCCTGCTCATcggcttgctgctgctcctttagTTTGGTATTCAGATCAACAGTCAGCTTATTCATATTGGCCATCACCACAGTGTACATGGAGTCGATTTCGCGTTGGGTAATGCGGGGATTCCACTGAAAGAAAGAACCCGGTTAGAAGGGTTGGGGTACAGCTGAATAGAATAAGTCTCACGACATACCTTGATAGTTTTAATGGCTTCATCGATCTGCTTGTAGATATCATTAACACCGCCAACGATTTCGTCGCGTCCCATCTTCAGTCCGTTGGCGATTTCGATTGTCTTGAGAGTGTTCGTTCGGATCTTGTTGATCTTGGCAATGCCTTGGTAGCGTGGTCGATGCTGCTTCCTGGCCAGAAATCCGCGAGCAATGCGCTGGGCCATCAGAACGCACTTGTTGCGGAAGATGATGCGATTGCGCACTGAGTAAGAACAATTCATTTCAATCAAGAGAATATACTTCAAAGAGATCTAAGGATAACTCACGCTTTATGACGCACAGAGCTCCCAGCGCGGACTTGACCCAACGCGAGCGAATCAGCCACTTCTTTACCTTGGCCACAATGGCCAGCATATTCTCAGGATCGGAGCGCATGATGCGATCAAACTCCACAAACTTGCCGGGCCGGAAGAAGACCTTGGTGATGCCAAACTTAAAGTCCTTTGCACTTAGATTGAGGGACTGGAACATGGCCTCGCAGAAGGTGCGAGCCGGCAGTGAGACCAGCTCTGGGGGCAGCACGGACTTGTACATGTTGTACAGATCGGCGAATAGCACACGCGATGGGAAGCCATGCTCCATGAGCTCCAGCACCGATATGGTGCCCGAGCACTTCAGCTGGGCCAGAGCCAAGCTGCCCTCGAACTGGCGATCGACCATCTTGCTGTTGGGTTTGATGCAGCGGATAAAGTTTGTGCCCTGCGGGGAAGCAACAATCATTAGTCGAAGGGCAGCGACAGGAAATGGGTTCTCTACTCACATTCTGCTCTAGTTTCTCCATCAATTCCCCCAACTGCGTCTTGAATTTGGAGCCCACGGAGATGAAGTTCAGCTTGCCCCGAATGGAAGTGGTGCTGCCCGAGGGGAAGAGGCTCCTCAGCAGGGGATTCACGCATTCCTGCATTAGGGCCTCCAGGGAGGCGTGCAGGGCATCGTTGTTCTTCTCGATAAACTGTTCGGTGTTGTAGCAGACGGCGCCGGCAAAGTGACGCACCAGGAAACCCTCCTCGTCGCGCAGCGTGCGGTGAGCCTTGAGACGCGAGGATCGTGGCAGACCCAGGCGATAGTGATTCGCCCAGGACTTGTGGACCTCGGCAGTGAAGTGACATGGCGATGGCTTCGGCAGCTTGGACTCCTCGTCGAGCAGCGTGAAAATGCCATTGGACTTGGCCTCGATCAGCTCGATGATGTCTTGGTTGTCGGTGAACGTGATCTCGGGCACATTGAGACCCTCGCGCTTGTACAGCTCCTGCTCGTTCTTCAGGATGTTGTCGTTGAAGAACTTTTGTAGCTTCTCGTTGCAATAGTTAATGCAGAACTGCTCGAACGAGTTTACGGTGAAGTACTCGAAGCCCGCAATGTCGAGGACTCCAATGTAGAAGTTGGATGCTTGGAAGGGTATGCTCTGATTAATGAGACCCACGATCCGATCGAAAAGGCGACTGTAAATGGCCTTGGCCAACGCATCGCGGGCGTTGCTCGCCTCGTAGATCTTCAAAGGAACCCTGCGAGGATCGAGTggataaataaaatagaaagATCAAAGTGAAATGAGTCCCACTTACATGATAACCGTGCCCTTGAAGCCGCCTCCTTTGCTCTGCATCACGCGAGACACTAAAGCCGTACGCAGCTCCGTTTGATCCACGCCCAAGAGTCCGCTGGTGATAGTCACCGAGTGCTCCGTGGCTTCCGACACCTGACAGCCCCCCCGCACATCGTCGGGTATCTCCTCGAAGGCAATGTTACCCAAGTGCAGAACGGCAGCCACCAGCGAGTAGATGCCTAACTTCTCCTCCTCCGAGAGACCCAATCGACCAAGGGCCTTGTCCAGATTCTGAAAGTGCTGATAGTCATCGATAATGGGATCCTTGAGAGGGCCCTTCTGCTGGTGATTCTTCGACTTTTGAGAGCCGGGAATGAGTTGCTCTGTCTTGGCATTGGCAAAGTACTGCGTGCAGCCGGAGAGATACTAAAGACCGAGAAATATACGACTCATGAGTAAGGATTGAGAAGCGAAGCGATCTCTTTGTACGAACCCTATAGTCATCTGGTTTTCCCAAATGTAGCTTGTCGCGCAACTGCTGCGGTGCTCCGGCCAGGAGCATGTAGAAGACATGGTAGTTGCGCTCCTCCGCACTCTGCGTGCAGATGCGACTCTTCTCCAGCAGATAGTGGGAGATGTAGCCGCCGACCACCTGGCACTTGGCATCGTAGTGCACCTCAATGAACTTTCCAAAGCGCGAGGAGTTATTATTTCGAGTGGTTTTCGCATTGCCAAAAGCTTCCAGCACAGGATTGGCTAACAATTGGATGGATCTCTGTCAGTAAACGCACAATTTCTGGGGTATAAATAATTGGCTTACCATCTAGGATCTTGGTTTCTATGGGGCCTGCACTGTCGTGTGAGTAGCACAGGAATTTTAGCAGGTATTTGGTGGACTCCGTCTTACCGGCACCCGACTCCCCGGACACTATGATGGACTGCGAGAGTTTATAGACACGCATATCCCGTATCGCCTTATCCGCTGTAGGAAGACCACAGTAGAGGTTATCGTTCTATCTATATAGTCGTGTCAAGGCACTCACCAATGGCAAAGACATGCGGCGGCAGTTCGCCCAGCGAACGGCCATTGTACTTCTTGATGGTATCGGGTGCATAGAGCTCCTTGATCTCACGGTACGGATTCACGGCGATCAGTATATTGGCCACATAGGTCTACGTTaaaccggatataagtttatTCCAGTTTCGTTTATTCTACGGGTTATTTCAAGTACTCACGTAGATCTTGTCTTTGTAGTAACGTGTCTTCAGATTGTCCAGAAATGTGGCCTCGTTGAGCAACATGAGTTCGCCTGGAAATTCAAGTAAAGTTACAATCAAGTAGGTTAGTAAAACGTCTGGGGCCTGATGCGAGACTTTATGGCTCTTAACTACTTTCCCCCTGCCTTCTGGGAGGCAGGGCTTAGGTCGGGGGTCatgcaagcagcaagcagcaagcgtGGCTAATGGTTCTGATGTTTACGTGAGGGAACATTGCCATCTGATCGTCGTGAAACACGGTCATGAAACAGGGGATTTTGCAAACATTAAAGATCCAGAGATCTCATCTGTCACGTAGTTAGAAAGATCATGCTCAATTTGAAACTAATGCACTGGAAAGACGTGTTCTAAATACTTGGAAATTTCTACGCCAAAGCGGTGTTATCTACTGGGGTAGATAAGATTCGCCGATGCTGTAGATATAGTCTTCACGAATAATATCAATAAGCGATATTTGCTTGCTCCACTCCAATGTTTGTTCTTTCCCTTTCTTTTCGCATTTATGTAACATTTTCAAGGGTAGATAATAGGCCTGGGCCCCCCACACAGTGGGGCGGTTTCCCATGAGAGATTACTTACAGTTATCATCATGATCCTGTGGTCCATCGCACGAGGAGTGAATGTCATCGTAGCTGCAAGTACGCTTCGGATATTTCCGATCGATTGGCGTGACCTCGAACTCCTTGGTACCGATTTCCGTAATGCGACCCTGTATATACCCCTCGGTGGGATCCCTCGCCCACACGAGTTGGGTGTCCTCCAGCATTTTGCGCACTGAAAGAGGGAACGAAACAAGAAAAATCCAAAAGTTAATATGTACTATTATTTATAACTGGTAATGGATTGCTGAAAGGTATGACGCGGAGCAGTATCACTCCAAAAATCTTATCTACCTCGTCGGCTGCTACGAATATTAccaacacacagagagagagagagaggaacgAGGAGCCCaaacaaataccaaaaaaaacgCGGCTGTGATCTAGAGTTCCTGAATTCCGAATGGCAACTGTGGAGCGTACTCAGCTGTAGCGATCACCGATCACCGATGtcggcgctgctgctgctgcttccagcGTCGCTCTCTCTGGAACAGTCATTAAGGCCCGCTTTGCCGCTCTGCTGCCGGCAGGggggagccacagccacagccataggCCATAGTAGGGGACCGGACCGGTGTTTTATGGGTACGTTTTGGATGAACGTGAACATTTCTTAGCTATTAACTCTACCTGTGCTTTgccctctctctggctcttttATTTGCTCTCTggctcgcgctctctctctctctctctccgcctATTGTTCTCGACTGTCGCAGTGGCAGTATGTATACCCTGTACTCCTAGATTGCAAGGGTCTGTAAGTGCCGACACACGCCGCCAAAGTAAACACAACGAATCTGACTTTCTATCGAGTCTCAATAACTATCAAGGAATACCTATAATATCGGCAATGACCTACACGTGGTATCCCATTGTCGACTCCCTCGTCTAAGCCATTCTCTCTTGTTCTGTCTCTTGGTTTCGCCTGCTTCTTTTGCCTCTCGCTTCGTGTCTACTTCGCTGGTTACCTTTCTTGGTCATGCACTGACTCTGACTCATGGGCGTAGTGGTGTCGTTCTGCAGTGGAGTTGATAAGCGGCGGCCCTGCGTGTAggtgtctctctcgctctctctctctctctctcactccacAACAAAGCAGCGGCCTTGTTATGGGATTTGCTAAACACCTCTGTTAAACCGCTGGGGCCAGCTCTAGCATCAATCTGTTTAAATAGTCGGATATATGGATAGAAAACCGCAAGCTTTCACAGTGCCCCTTTCCCTTCTCTCTATGTAAGGGTACTtgtgtatctctctctctctgtctctctacgGGTTATCTGATTTCGGAAAGCGAGACGATGACGTTGGAAATTGtttcagcagcagcgtcaaGGTGAAATTCATTTATTTCGCTCTCGCTGGGTTAATGGTGCACCAGGGTTCGGGGCGCCTTTGCCGTCTGTCTGCATCCCTTTCCCCCTCTCTACTGTTTCCTCTTTGAACTGCACTTcattagtgtgtgtgtgtagtcaCTGCGACAGTTTTGGAGATGGGATTTGTTTGGGGaagaagagcgagagaacaAATAGATTTACTGTTGGATCTCCCTGCTCCTCCATTCGCTCCCCGCATTCATCAAGATAAATTTGTTTCAAAGTGCTAAATTATTAAATGATTGTTGGGCATTCATTATATTATGTGTTTCGCCAAATGAGTCGTCGTCCGTCAGTTCGCGTTCTGTTTTGTGggggtttgtttgtttgggtttGCTTTGACGCGTGAGAGAAAAAAATTGACGACGGATTTCGAATCAGTGGGTTCTGAGAACGATGATCTGGgcctgtgtgtgggtgtttcgCCTATACCCTGTTTATGCCAAGGGTAGTACTATTTTGGGGAGATTTTTGCTTTTGCGAAATCGTTATAAAAATCGGAATCGCCAAGATCGAATTAGTATATCATATAGATCAGAAAGTCTCTGAAAAGCCCTCCTCTGTACCTAAAGATACTCCAATCAAGCTCATCAATCCATCAATATCGGAGCACTTTCAATCTGAAAGAGTATAAAGAACTTCGACTCCCGAAATTAGGCTTCCAATTTGTATTCTGTATTGTGGGTGCAGCAACACCTATAATTACTGGTGTTGTTCTCTAGAATCGTTTAACGACTCGTGATTTGTAGAAAAAAGCTTCAGAAATGTGTCCTATAGAGCTAGCGCTTGGAGAGAACCGATTTGTATTACCTTA contains:
- the jar gene encoding myosin heavy chain 95F isoform X1, whose product is MDFYTSNKELHNPGTVRKMLEDTQLVWARDPTEGYIQGRITEIGTKEFEVTPIDRKYPKRTCSYDDIHSSCDGPQDHDDNCELMLLNEATFLDNLKTRYYKDKIYTYVANILIAVNPYREIKELYAPDTIKKYNGRSLGELPPHVFAIADKAIRDMRVYKLSQSIIVSGESGAGKTESTKYLLKFLCYSHDSAGPIETKILDANPVLEAFGNAKTTRNNNSSRFGKFIEVHYDAKCQVVGGYISHYLLEKSRICTQSAEERNYHVFYMLLAGAPQQLRDKLHLGKPDDYRYLSGCTQYFANAKTEQLIPGSQKSKNHQQKGPLKDPIIDDYQHFQNLDKALGRLGLSEEEKLGIYSLVAAVLHLGNIAFEEIPDDVRGGCQVSEATEHSVTITSGLLGVDQTELRTALVSRVMQSKGGGFKGTVIMVPLKIYEASNARDALAKAIYSRLFDRIVGLINQSIPFQASNFYIGVLDIAGFEYFTVNSFEQFCINYCNEKLQKFFNDNILKNEQELYKREGLNVPEITFTDNQDIIELIEAKSNGIFTLLDEESKLPKPSPCHFTAEVHKSWANHYRLGLPRSSRLKAHRTLRDEEGFLVRHFAGAVCYNTEQFIEKNNDALHASLEALMQECVNPLLRSLFPSGSTTSIRGKLNFISVGSKFKTQLGELMEKLEQNGTNFIRCIKPNSKMVDRQFEGSLALAQLKCSGTISVLELMEHGFPSRVLFADLYNMYKSVLPPELVSLPARTFCEAMFQSLNLSAKDFKFGITKVFFRPGKFVEFDRIMRSDPENMLAIVAKVKKWLIRSRWVKSALGALCVIKLRNRIIFRNKCVLMAQRIARGFLARKQHRPRYQGIAKINKIRTNTLKTIEIANGLKMGRDEIVGGVNDIYKQIDEAIKTIKWNPRITQREIDSMYTVVMANMNKLTVDLNTKLKEQQQADEQERLRKIQEALEAERAAKEAEENRQREEAENKRLKVEMETRRKHAEAQRLRQEEEDRRAALALQEQLQKEAKDDAKYRQQLEQERRDHELALRLASESNGQVEDSPPVIRNGINDASPMGSNKLISFTQVVSNIASRYLNKSDNVRAQQQALGKQKYDLSKWKYSELRDAINTSCDIELLEACRQEFHRRLKVYHAWKAKNRKRTTMDENERAPRSVMEAAFKQPPIVQPIQQIVTAQHRYFRIPFMRANAPDNTKRGLWYAHFDGQWIARQMELHADKPPILLVAGTDDMQMCELSLEETGLTRKRGAEILDHEFNREWERNGGKAYKNLGVRPNGPLSGMQKQQ
- the jar gene encoding myosin heavy chain 95F isoform X4; this translates as MDFYTSNKELHNPGTVRKMLEDTQLVWARDPTEGYIQGRITEIGTKEFEVTPIDRKYPKRTCSYDDIHSSCDGPQDHDDNCELMLLNEATFLDNLKTRYYKDKIYTYVANILIAVNPYREIKELYAPDTIKKYNGRSLGELPPHVFAIADKAIRDMRVYKLSQSIIVSGESGAGKTESTKYLLKFLCYSHDSAGPIETKILDANPVLEAFGNAKTTRNNNSSRFGKFIEVHYDAKCQVVGGYISHYLLEKSRICTQSAEERNYHVFYMLLAGAPQQLRDKLHLGKPDDYRYLSGCTQYFANAKTEQLIPGSQKSKNHQQKGPLKDPIIDDYQHFQNLDKALGRLGLSEEEKLGIYSLVAAVLHLGNIAFEEIPDDVRGGCQVSEATEHSVTITSGLLGVDQTELRTALVSRVMQSKGGGFKGTVIMVPLKIYEASNARDALAKAIYSRLFDRIVGLINQSIPFQASNFYIGVLDIAGFEYFTVNSFEQFCINYCNEKLQKFFNDNILKNEQELYKREGLNVPEITFTDNQDIIELIEAKSNGIFTLLDEESKLPKPSPCHFTAEVHKSWANHYRLGLPRSSRLKAHRTLRDEEGFLVRHFAGAVCYNTEQFIEKNNDALHASLEALMQECVNPLLRSLFPSGSTTSIRGKLNFISVGSKFKTQLGELMEKLEQNGTNFIRCIKPNSKMVDRQFEGSLALAQLKCSGTISVLELMEHGFPSRVLFADLYNMYKSVLPPELVSLPARTFCEAMFQSLNLSAKDFKFGITKVFFRPGKFVEFDRIMRSDPENMLAIVAKVKKWLIRSRWVKSALGALCVIKLRNRIIFRNKCVLMAQRIARGFLARKQHRPRYQGIAKINKIRTNTLKTIEIANGLKMGRDEIVGGVNDIYKQIDEAIKTIKWNPRITQREIDSMYTVVMANMNKLTVDLNTKLKEQQQADEQERLRKIQEALEAERAAKEAEENRQREEAENKRLKVEMETRRKHAEAQRLRQEEEDRRAALALQEQLQKEAKDDAKYRQQLEQERRDHELALRLASESNGQVEDSPPVIRKSDNVRAQQQALGKQKYDLSKWKYSELRDAINTSCDIELLEACRQEFHRRLKVYHAWKAKNRKRTTMDENERAPRSVMEAAFKQPPIVQPIQQIVTAQHRYFRIPFMRANAPDNTKRGLWYAHFDGQWIARQMELHADKPPILLVAGTDDMQMCELSLEETGLTRKRGAEILDHEFNREWERNGGKAYKNLGVRPNGPLSGMQKQQ
- the jar gene encoding myosin heavy chain 95F isoform X3 — encoded protein: MLEDTQLVWARDPTEGYIQGRITEIGTKEFEVTPIDRKYPKRTCSYDDIHSSCDGPQDHDDNCELMLLNEATFLDNLKTRYYKDKIYTYVANILIAVNPYREIKELYAPDTIKKYNGRSLGELPPHVFAIADKAIRDMRVYKLSQSIIVSGESGAGKTESTKYLLKFLCYSHDSAGPIETKILDANPVLEAFGNAKTTRNNNSSRFGKFIEVHYDAKCQVVGGYISHYLLEKSRICTQSAEERNYHVFYMLLAGAPQQLRDKLHLGKPDDYRYLSGCTQYFANAKTEQLIPGSQKSKNHQQKGPLKDPIIDDYQHFQNLDKALGRLGLSEEEKLGIYSLVAAVLHLGNIAFEEIPDDVRGGCQVSEATEHSVTITSGLLGVDQTELRTALVSRVMQSKGGGFKGTVIMVPLKIYEASNARDALAKAIYSRLFDRIVGLINQSIPFQASNFYIGVLDIAGFEYFTVNSFEQFCINYCNEKLQKFFNDNILKNEQELYKREGLNVPEITFTDNQDIIELIEAKSNGIFTLLDEESKLPKPSPCHFTAEVHKSWANHYRLGLPRSSRLKAHRTLRDEEGFLVRHFAGAVCYNTEQFIEKNNDALHASLEALMQECVNPLLRSLFPSGSTTSIRGKLNFISVGSKFKTQLGELMEKLEQNGTNFIRCIKPNSKMVDRQFEGSLALAQLKCSGTISVLELMEHGFPSRVLFADLYNMYKSVLPPELVSLPARTFCEAMFQSLNLSAKDFKFGITKVFFRPGKFVEFDRIMRSDPENMLAIVAKVKKWLIRSRWVKSALGALCVIKLRNRIIFRNKCVLMAQRIARGFLARKQHRPRYQGIAKINKIRTNTLKTIEIANGLKMGRDEIVGGVNDIYKQIDEAIKTIKWNPRITQREIDSMYTVVMANMNKLTVDLNTKLKEQQQADEQERLRKIQEALEAERAAKEAEENRQREEAENKRLKVEMETRRKHAEAQRLRQEEEDRRAALALQEQLQKEAKDDAKYRQQLEQERRDHELALRLASESNGQVEDSPPVIRNGINDASPMGSNKLISFTQVVSNIASRYLNKSDNVRAQQQALGKQKYDLSKWKYSELRDAINTSCDIELLEACRQEFHRRLKVYHAWKAKNRKRTTMDENERAPRSVMEAAFKQPPIVQPIQQIVTAQHRYFRIPFMRANAPDNTKRGLWYAHFDGQWIARQMELHADKPPILLVAGTDDMQMCELSLEETGLTRKRGAEILDHEFNREWERNGGKAYKNLGVRPNGPLSGMQKQQ